From Micromonospora echinospora, one genomic window encodes:
- a CDS encoding NAD(P)-dependent oxidoreductase has product MDRVGFVGLGVMGQPMAVNLARAGVPLVVWNRTASRCDPVVAAGAERAGGPGEVFDRAGVVVLMLADEPAVDAVLARGTPRFAARVRERTVVQMGTFAAGYSRDLADDVTAAGGSYVEAPVSGSRGPAEAGELVAMVAGDEAAVARCRPLLAPLCAAVFTCGTVPSALVMKFAVNLFLITMVTGLAEAVHFAEEHDADPALLARILGAGPMASTVSRVKADKLVHGDFEVQASIADVLKNNRLIADAARARGTASPLLDVCHALFGETLELGHAGADMAAVIHALRARTRSA; this is encoded by the coding sequence ATGGACAGGGTGGGCTTCGTCGGACTCGGGGTGATGGGTCAGCCGATGGCGGTGAACCTGGCCCGGGCCGGGGTGCCGCTGGTGGTCTGGAACCGTACGGCGTCCCGGTGCGACCCGGTGGTGGCCGCCGGCGCGGAACGGGCCGGCGGGCCGGGCGAGGTGTTCGACCGCGCCGGTGTGGTGGTGCTGATGCTCGCCGACGAGCCGGCGGTCGACGCCGTCCTGGCGCGCGGAACCCCGCGGTTCGCCGCCCGGGTGCGGGAGCGCACGGTGGTGCAGATGGGCACGTTCGCCGCCGGCTACTCGCGGGACCTGGCCGACGACGTGACCGCCGCCGGTGGCAGCTACGTCGAAGCGCCGGTGTCCGGCTCGCGGGGCCCCGCCGAGGCCGGCGAGTTGGTCGCGATGGTCGCCGGCGACGAGGCGGCGGTGGCGCGCTGCCGACCGCTCCTGGCGCCGCTCTGCGCCGCGGTGTTCACCTGCGGCACGGTGCCCTCGGCTTTGGTGATGAAGTTCGCGGTCAACCTGTTCCTGATCACCATGGTCACCGGGCTGGCCGAGGCCGTCCACTTCGCGGAGGAACACGACGCGGACCCGGCGCTGCTGGCCCGGATCCTCGGCGCGGGCCCGATGGCCTCCACGGTCTCCCGCGTCAAGGCGGACAAGCTCGTCCACGGCGACTTCGAGGTGCAGGCGTCGATCGCGGACGTGCTGAAGAACAACCGGCTCATCGCCGACGCGGCCCGCGCCCGGGGCACGGCCTCGCCCCTGCTGGACGTCTGCCACGCCCTGTTCGGCGAGACGCTCGAACTGGGTCACGCGGGCGCGGACATGGCCGCCGTGATCCATGCCCTGCGGGCCCGTACCCGGTCCGCGTAA
- a CDS encoding putative bifunctional diguanylate cyclase/phosphodiesterase, whose product MSSLPAVAAEVASTAMTMLTADGRCLWSNPAARRLGASVHDLPLAEVAPDGSPVELPWPQPDGPTRWLEVRCHRVDHEGQLLRLYELRDVSVERREREAGRNYRWRLAHIEQLAKVGTWEWDIATDSVIWSDVLLQMFGYPPGTELDYPSYRELLHPDDVGLIERTLERALGAGGPFAYTHRMYLADRSTLRVFECYGEVFTDAAGAPVRVLGTAHDITEMRRVQDELTRLAERDPLTDLPNRRALLARLDDLLARGGGPPGALLLIDIDNFKDINDVHGHAVGDDVLRVLARLLVRHLPAGTVLGRLGGDEFAVVLPDTAAGDALTVAETLCDVAARTPVPLAGAGLRVTLSIGAAPLEPGDTRDAVLAHADLALYEAKNAGRNRARLYLPEHYRHAVQRVNVVTRVRSALHEHRMQLDAQPIVDLLTGEVVSHELLIRLRDGRQPSLAPDDFLPTVERDDLIGELDRWVVTTATSALADPAASAAGLRFDVNISARSMESPGFGDWVVARLRAVGVDAARLGLEVTETAAITNVAAVRNLAGTLRDAGCRLSLDDFGAGFGSFAYLKHLPFSTVKIAGDFVRHADRGGADPVLIDAVVRAAHGLGMRTVAESVEHAGLVPALRQLGVDSGQGFHLGRPVPLDLLLQRVRDEGHASTTVDAVIRHPDH is encoded by the coding sequence GTGAGCAGCCTGCCGGCGGTCGCGGCCGAGGTCGCCTCCACCGCCATGACCATGCTCACCGCCGACGGCCGATGCCTCTGGTCCAATCCGGCCGCCCGCCGCCTGGGGGCGTCGGTCCACGACCTGCCGCTGGCCGAGGTCGCCCCGGACGGCTCCCCGGTCGAGCTGCCCTGGCCGCAGCCGGACGGCCCCACCCGTTGGCTGGAGGTGCGCTGCCACCGCGTGGACCACGAGGGGCAGCTCCTGCGCCTGTACGAGTTGCGCGACGTCAGCGTCGAACGCCGGGAGCGCGAGGCGGGCCGCAACTACCGGTGGCGCCTGGCCCACATCGAGCAACTCGCCAAGGTGGGCACCTGGGAGTGGGACATCGCCACCGACTCGGTCATCTGGTCCGACGTGCTGTTGCAGATGTTCGGCTATCCGCCCGGCACCGAACTGGACTACCCGTCGTACCGCGAACTGCTCCACCCCGACGACGTCGGCCTGATCGAACGGACCCTGGAGCGGGCGCTCGGCGCCGGCGGTCCGTTCGCCTACACCCACCGGATGTACCTCGCGGACCGCAGCACCCTGCGGGTCTTCGAGTGCTACGGCGAGGTCTTCACCGACGCCGCCGGCGCCCCGGTCCGGGTGCTCGGCACCGCACACGACATCACCGAGATGCGGCGGGTCCAGGACGAGCTGACCCGCCTGGCCGAACGGGACCCGCTGACCGACCTGCCCAACCGGCGGGCCCTGCTCGCCCGCCTGGACGACCTGCTCGCCCGGGGCGGCGGCCCGCCCGGCGCCCTGCTGCTGATCGACATCGACAACTTCAAGGACATCAACGACGTCCACGGGCACGCCGTCGGCGACGACGTGCTGCGGGTGCTCGCCCGGCTGCTCGTGCGTCACCTGCCCGCCGGCACGGTGCTGGGCCGCCTCGGCGGCGACGAGTTCGCCGTCGTCCTGCCGGACACCGCGGCCGGCGACGCCCTCACCGTCGCCGAGACGCTCTGCGACGTCGCCGCCCGGACACCCGTACCGCTGGCCGGCGCGGGACTGCGGGTCACCCTCAGCATCGGGGCCGCCCCGCTGGAGCCCGGCGACACCCGGGACGCGGTGCTCGCCCACGCCGACCTCGCGTTGTACGAGGCGAAGAACGCCGGACGCAACCGGGCCCGGCTCTACCTGCCCGAGCACTACCGGCACGCGGTGCAACGGGTCAACGTGGTGACCCGGGTCCGCAGCGCGCTCCACGAGCACCGGATGCAGCTCGACGCCCAGCCGATCGTCGACCTGCTCACCGGGGAGGTGGTCAGCCACGAACTGCTCATCCGGCTGCGCGACGGCCGGCAGCCGTCACTGGCCCCCGACGACTTCCTGCCGACCGTGGAGCGGGACGACCTCATCGGCGAACTCGACCGGTGGGTGGTGACCACCGCCACCTCGGCGCTGGCCGACCCGGCCGCCTCGGCGGCCGGCCTGCGCTTCGACGTGAACATCTCCGCCCGGTCGATGGAGTCGCCCGGGTTCGGCGACTGGGTGGTGGCCCGGCTGCGCGCCGTCGGCGTCGACGCCGCCCGGTTGGGCCTGGAGGTGACCGAGACGGCGGCGATCACCAACGTCGCCGCGGTCCGCAACCTCGCCGGCACCCTGCGCGACGCCGGCTGCCGGCTCAGCCTGGACGACTTCGGGGCCGGGTTCGGTTCCTTCGCCTACCTCAAGCACCTGCCGTTCAGCACCGTCAAGATCGCCGGTGACTTCGTCCGGCACGCCGACCGGGGCGGAGCCGACCCGGTGCTCATCGACGCCGTGGTGCGGGCCGCGCACGGCCTGGGCATGCGCACCGTCGCCGAGTCGGTGGAGCACGCCGGGCTGGTGCCCGCGCTGCGCCAACTCGGGGTCGACTCCGGGCAGGGCTTCCACCTCGGCCGTCCGGTGCCACTGGATCTCTTGCTCCAGCGGGTCCGTGACGAAGGGCATGCCTCCACCACCGTTGACGCCGTGATACGACATCCCGACCACTGA
- a CDS encoding glycogen debranching N-terminal domain-containing protein, which translates to MSTGFPAVDRITRFFAGLADSAPGRLPPPPHGTIRFDLVDADGRTTVWFVHVRAGQVRVDRAGDRADCVVAIPPEMFVRLLDGTDHVVAMLLRGVLSVEGDLSLFLTFRRLLPPTADSANPEPVRGSPGCTSRGGVGLPGSVNVFSGDVFMISDQHGDIDPNPNSPLGLFFFDTRFLSTWRVTVDGERLSTLSVDDISSAEARFALVPGQPTHYVNATTSILRHRWVGQVFQEEITLINFAPEPLRYVVRLDVGADFAEVQEIRDSLCRNRPVSATVEGHTLRLHYRRQMLHRETIISTSEPADLDERGLTYTVTVAPHETWSVRLRVLTLVRDLRRRDLRERLDSGINRSRAESARGIDALVADVPRLRADHQPLGDAYARSVRDLAALHYQGLNYRERLPATGLPWSMALLGRENLINGFQVLPFIPDRAAATLRILALSQGARHDPFRGEQPGKILQESRYGESAAFNDAPDAAAFTAADTTPLFVILLDEYERWTGDADTVRAYEFQVRAAISWLDRYADPIGRGYVWSVCRRTWTGQANESWRASVRGICFRDGRLATFPQAICELQGYAYDAKRRAARMARRFWGDPEWADRLEREAADLRERFDRDFWIPERGYYALALEADGTKVDALASNVGHLLFSGIVPPERAGHLARHLLGPTLYSGWGVRTMATTEMEFNPLGHHTGAVWPADNSLIAWGLRRYGFKQEAGRIACDLLEASRYFDGRLPALFAGYDRARTRVPVPHRFADSPYAPSAGATLLLLRVLLGLEPYEDHLAVDAAVPEELGQIELLDVRGRWGYADALGRGRPFSAHRLA; encoded by the coding sequence GTGTCGACAGGCTTCCCGGCGGTCGACCGGATCACCCGCTTCTTCGCCGGCCTGGCGGACTCCGCCCCCGGCCGACTGCCGCCTCCGCCCCACGGGACCATCCGGTTCGACCTCGTCGACGCCGACGGGCGGACCACGGTCTGGTTCGTGCACGTGCGGGCCGGGCAGGTCCGGGTGGACCGTGCCGGCGACCGGGCCGACTGCGTCGTGGCGATCCCGCCCGAGATGTTCGTCCGGCTGCTCGACGGTACGGACCACGTGGTGGCGATGCTGCTGCGGGGGGTCCTGTCGGTCGAGGGCGACCTGTCGCTCTTCCTGACCTTCCGTCGGCTGCTGCCGCCCACGGCCGACAGCGCCAACCCCGAACCGGTGCGCGGATCGCCCGGCTGCACCAGCCGGGGCGGCGTGGGGCTGCCCGGTTCCGTCAACGTCTTCTCCGGCGACGTGTTCATGATCAGTGACCAGCACGGAGACATCGACCCGAACCCCAACAGCCCGCTCGGCCTCTTCTTCTTCGACACCCGGTTCCTGTCGACCTGGCGGGTGACGGTCGACGGGGAACGCCTGTCGACGCTCTCGGTCGACGACATCAGCTCCGCCGAGGCGAGGTTCGCGCTGGTGCCCGGCCAGCCGACGCACTACGTCAACGCGACCACGTCGATCCTGCGGCACCGGTGGGTCGGGCAGGTCTTCCAGGAGGAGATCACGCTCATCAACTTCGCGCCGGAACCGCTGCGGTACGTGGTCCGGCTCGACGTCGGCGCGGACTTCGCCGAGGTGCAGGAGATCCGGGACAGCCTCTGCCGGAACCGCCCGGTCTCCGCCACCGTCGAGGGGCACACGCTGCGGCTGCACTACCGGCGGCAGATGCTGCACCGGGAGACGATCATCTCCACCAGCGAGCCGGCCGACCTGGACGAGCGGGGCCTGACCTACACCGTCACCGTCGCACCGCACGAGACGTGGTCGGTCCGGCTGCGCGTCCTGACGCTCGTCCGGGACCTGCGTCGCCGTGACCTGCGGGAGCGGCTGGACAGCGGGATCAACCGCTCACGCGCCGAGTCGGCCCGGGGGATCGACGCCCTCGTCGCCGACGTGCCCCGGCTGCGGGCCGACCACCAGCCCCTCGGTGACGCCTACGCGCGCAGCGTGCGCGACCTCGCCGCGCTCCACTACCAGGGGCTCAACTACCGGGAGCGGCTACCCGCGACCGGTCTGCCCTGGTCGATGGCCCTCCTCGGCCGGGAGAACCTGATCAACGGCTTCCAGGTGCTGCCCTTCATACCGGACCGGGCGGCCGCCACCCTGCGGATCCTGGCGCTGAGCCAGGGGGCGCGGCACGACCCGTTCCGGGGCGAACAGCCCGGCAAGATCCTCCAGGAGAGCCGGTACGGGGAGTCCGCCGCCTTCAACGACGCCCCGGACGCCGCCGCCTTCACCGCCGCCGACACCACCCCGCTCTTCGTCATCCTGCTCGACGAGTACGAACGCTGGACCGGTGACGCGGACACGGTCCGCGCGTACGAGTTCCAGGTCCGCGCGGCCATCTCCTGGCTGGACCGGTACGCCGATCCGATCGGCCGGGGCTACGTCTGGTCCGTCTGCCGACGCACCTGGACGGGGCAGGCCAACGAGAGTTGGCGCGCCTCGGTCCGGGGCATCTGCTTCCGCGACGGCCGGCTGGCCACGTTCCCGCAGGCGATCTGTGAGCTACAGGGGTACGCCTACGACGCCAAGCGGCGGGCGGCCCGGATGGCCCGGCGGTTCTGGGGCGACCCGGAGTGGGCCGACCGCCTGGAGCGGGAGGCCGCCGACCTGCGGGAACGGTTCGACCGGGACTTCTGGATCCCCGAGCGCGGATACTACGCGCTCGCCCTGGAGGCCGACGGGACGAAGGTCGACGCACTGGCGTCGAACGTCGGACACCTGCTGTTCAGCGGCATCGTCCCGCCGGAGCGTGCCGGACACCTGGCGCGGCACCTGCTCGGCCCCACCCTCTACTCGGGCTGGGGGGTGCGCACCATGGCCACCACCGAGATGGAGTTCAACCCGTTGGGCCACCACACCGGCGCGGTGTGGCCGGCGGACAACTCGCTGATCGCCTGGGGGCTGCGCCGCTACGGGTTCAAGCAGGAGGCCGGACGCATCGCCTGCGACCTGCTGGAGGCGTCCCGGTACTTCGACGGCCGGCTGCCCGCCCTCTTCGCCGGGTACGACCGGGCCCGCACCCGGGTCCCGGTGCCGCACCGGTTCGCCGACAGTCCGTACGCCCCCTCGGCCGGGGCGACGCTGCTGCTGCTCCGGGTGCTGCTCGGCCTCGAACCGTACGAGGACCACCTGGCGGTCGACGCCGCCGTGCCGGAGGAACTCGGTCAGATCGAGCTGCTGGACGTCCGGGGCCGGTGGGGGTACGCCGACGCGCTCGGCCGGGGGCGCCCCTTCTCCGCGCACCGGCTGGCCTGA
- a CDS encoding AraC family transcriptional regulator, producing MIPADSRPSGSADGDLLRRHLTPGRERQRRVPGVRIRPGAGGAGIERLAAELRGEAFSPHRHDRYAVGVTLAGVQTFRYRAEQHHCLPGEWHVLHPDEPHDGAGGTDEGFGYRIVYLDPAVVRAALDGDPLPFVADPVIRPAGVPRVLADALAHLDEPLDEVGAVEVGTAIADLLRAHAAPARGRRRPLDLAAMARVRVLLTEEPTVRHRAGDLELVAGLDRWSVARQFRVAFGTSPTRYRTSRQLDLARGLIRAGVPLPDVAVRAGFADQAHLTRMFRRSYGLTPAVWSAAVGAAAGPLNGVDRWTAGTGVSG from the coding sequence GTGATCCCGGCTGACTCCCGGCCGTCCGGGAGCGCGGACGGCGACCTGCTGCGCCGTCATCTCACGCCGGGCCGGGAGCGGCAGCGCCGCGTACCGGGTGTCCGGATCCGCCCCGGGGCCGGCGGCGCGGGCATCGAGCGTCTGGCGGCCGAACTGCGCGGCGAGGCGTTCTCCCCGCACCGCCACGACCGGTACGCCGTCGGCGTCACGCTGGCCGGTGTGCAGACCTTCCGCTACCGCGCCGAACAGCACCACTGCCTGCCCGGCGAGTGGCACGTCCTGCATCCCGACGAACCGCACGACGGCGCGGGCGGCACCGACGAGGGCTTCGGCTACCGGATCGTCTACCTGGACCCGGCCGTCGTCCGGGCGGCCCTCGACGGCGATCCGCTGCCCTTCGTCGCCGATCCGGTGATCCGGCCGGCCGGGGTGCCCCGCGTCCTCGCCGACGCCCTGGCCCACCTCGACGAGCCGCTCGACGAGGTCGGGGCGGTGGAGGTGGGCACCGCGATCGCGGACCTGTTGCGGGCGCATGCGGCTCCCGCCCGGGGCCGCCGCCGGCCGCTCGACCTCGCCGCGATGGCGCGGGTGCGGGTGCTGCTGACCGAGGAACCGACGGTCCGGCACCGGGCCGGGGACCTCGAACTGGTGGCCGGACTGGACCGTTGGTCGGTCGCCCGCCAGTTCCGCGTCGCCTTCGGCACCAGCCCCACCCGGTACCGGACGTCGCGTCAACTCGACCTGGCCCGCGGCCTGATCCGGGCCGGTGTCCCGTTGCCGGACGTCGCCGTCCGGGCCGGCTTCGCCGACCAGGCGCACCTGACCCGCATGTTCCGGCGGTCCTACGGGCTGACCCCCGCCGTCTGGTCCGCCGCCGTCGGCGCGGCGGCCGGGCCGCTGAACGGCGTCGACCGGTGGACCGCCGGGACAGGGGTCAGCGGGTGA
- a CDS encoding cupin domain-containing protein encodes MRVIAEAGRHHVETGATYVEHLRVPHLSLGTYVIPVGAPDLQRPHTEDEIYVVLRGRGRLRTPDEAVDVGPGSVVFVPAGEEHRFVDVTEELTVLVVFGPAEGTAAAG; translated from the coding sequence ATGAGGGTGATCGCGGAGGCCGGCCGGCACCACGTCGAGACCGGCGCCACGTACGTGGAACACCTGCGGGTGCCCCACCTCAGCCTCGGCACGTACGTGATCCCCGTCGGGGCGCCGGACCTTCAGCGACCGCACACCGAGGACGAGATCTACGTCGTGCTGCGGGGACGCGGCCGGCTCCGTACCCCGGACGAGGCGGTCGACGTCGGGCCCGGCAGCGTGGTGTTCGTCCCGGCCGGGGAGGAGCACCGGTTCGTGGACGTCACCGAGGAGCTCACCGTTCTCGTGGTCTTCGGCCCCGCCGAGGGGACGGCGGCGGCCGGGTGA
- a CDS encoding TenA family transcriptional regulator — protein MSEQFVAELEERIHARRKTTSPLYQTILAGKATERLLRTFVEQRWPIKSWWTRNLTGIACRMDDLDIRRSLIENAYEEEFGALSNSKRHVETFEDFGRAVGVDPASLPNLELFPETVAVIEHNKNACNNTNVHFTEGTTSVLLLMEGQPPITDKAGNSMMAVMRDAYGLPEWGYEFFKHHASNDGDQDGVSELEDEHTEPLRAILTRYCDTPELQDRARASLERAIELRHAHFDAILERAYDPSEPVFRYRADTV, from the coding sequence ATGTCCGAACAGTTCGTCGCCGAACTCGAGGAGCGCATCCACGCCCGGAGGAAGACCACCAGCCCGCTCTACCAGACCATCCTCGCCGGCAAGGCCACCGAGCGGCTGCTCCGGACCTTCGTCGAGCAGCGCTGGCCGATCAAGAGCTGGTGGACCCGGAACCTGACCGGCATCGCCTGCCGGATGGACGACCTGGACATCCGGCGCTCGCTGATCGAGAACGCGTACGAGGAGGAGTTCGGCGCGTTGTCGAACTCCAAGCGGCACGTCGAGACGTTCGAGGACTTCGGCCGCGCCGTCGGGGTCGACCCGGCGAGCCTGCCGAACCTGGAGCTGTTCCCGGAGACGGTCGCCGTGATCGAGCACAACAAGAACGCCTGCAACAACACGAACGTGCACTTCACCGAGGGCACCACGTCGGTGCTGCTGCTGATGGAGGGCCAGCCGCCCATCACCGACAAGGCCGGCAACAGCATGATGGCGGTGATGCGGGACGCCTACGGCCTGCCGGAGTGGGGCTACGAGTTCTTCAAGCACCACGCCTCCAACGACGGCGACCAGGACGGCGTGAGCGAGCTCGAGGACGAGCACACCGAGCCGCTGCGGGCGATCCTCACCCGCTACTGCGACACGCCGGAACTCCAGGACCGGGCCCGCGCCTCCCTGGAGCGGGCGATCGAGCTGCGGCACGCCCACTTCGACGCGATCCTCGAGCGGGCGTACGACCCGAGCGAGCCGGTCTTCCGTTACCGCGCCGACACCGTCTGA
- a CDS encoding helix-turn-helix transcriptional regulator, with protein MPKGRNRDTATLWRPGVDGVEVLHAHFRVHEYTRHTHETTTVALVDSGTASFVHRGEHVVAPAGSTFVINAGEVHTGRSLTDQGYRYRVLYLDQAALTPLLAGESGLEDPLAVDETIVRDSRVAGLLDRAHRVLTAPGTEPLRQQQALLEVCRAVQERFRGRARAGRAVGPEGAGREVRNHHRAVDLVRDYLEAHATDKVLLQDLAALTGVSAYRLVRIFSGAVGMPPHAYQNQVRIRHARRLLAVGVPAANVATLVGFCDQPHLIRMFKKYTGVTPAQFVAGVR; from the coding sequence GTGCCGAAAGGTCGGAACCGGGACACCGCCACCCTCTGGCGGCCCGGCGTGGACGGTGTGGAGGTCCTGCACGCCCACTTCCGGGTGCACGAGTACACCCGGCACACCCACGAGACGACCACCGTGGCTCTCGTGGACAGCGGAACCGCCTCCTTCGTCCACCGGGGCGAACACGTCGTCGCCCCGGCCGGGAGCACCTTCGTCATCAACGCGGGCGAGGTGCACACCGGTCGCTCCCTCACCGACCAGGGCTATCGTTACCGGGTCCTCTACCTCGACCAGGCGGCCCTCACGCCGCTGCTGGCCGGCGAGTCGGGCCTGGAGGATCCCCTCGCCGTCGACGAGACGATCGTCCGGGACAGCCGGGTGGCCGGTCTGCTCGACCGGGCCCACCGGGTGCTCACCGCGCCCGGGACGGAGCCGTTGCGGCAGCAGCAGGCGCTCCTGGAGGTCTGCCGAGCGGTACAGGAGCGCTTCCGGGGCCGGGCCCGCGCCGGCCGTGCGGTCGGCCCCGAGGGTGCCGGCCGGGAGGTGAGGAACCACCACCGGGCGGTGGACCTGGTACGCGACTACCTTGAGGCGCACGCCACCGACAAGGTGCTCCTCCAGGATCTCGCCGCCCTGACCGGGGTCAGCGCGTACCGGCTGGTGCGTATCTTCAGCGGCGCGGTGGGCATGCCGCCGCACGCCTACCAGAACCAGGTGCGGATCAGGCACGCGCGACGGCTGCTCGCCGTCGGTGTCCCGGCGGCGAATGTGGCGACCCTGGTCGGCTTCTGCGATCAGCCGCATCTGATAAGAATGTTCAAGAAGTACACCGGCGTGACTCCCGCCCAGTTTGTCGCCGGGGTTCGTTGA
- a CDS encoding aminotransferase class IV, with the protein MSVYPHVYFAGRWGSRADAVVPVGSLAMRYAVSVFEGIRIYTALDPARPPRPLLLDEHVDRLAASLRLMRLPDPGVERLPGIVDELIARNRIDTDTYVRVSVTPTNPGDLGADAEPVLAVTAAPMGRKRWLGNGTGMSLTVSDWQRAGAASFPPAAKNISSYAGPRLAWLAARDAGFDGCVLTNRAGRLSEAPTAALFLVRDGELLTPALDEDVLPSITRAWLLREGGLPARETTLTREDAHQADEAFLCGTGIEIAPVRAFDGHPLRHWPQAPVTRQLIMRYFLHARGGAHDGPVDLPALVREVRP; encoded by the coding sequence GTGTCCGTCTACCCACACGTCTACTTCGCCGGTCGTTGGGGCAGCCGAGCCGACGCGGTGGTCCCGGTCGGCAGCCTGGCCATGCGCTACGCGGTCTCCGTCTTCGAGGGCATCCGGATCTACACGGCCCTCGACCCGGCCCGGCCGCCCCGACCCCTGCTGCTCGACGAGCACGTCGACCGGCTCGCCGCCTCCCTGCGGCTGATGCGGCTGCCCGACCCGGGTGTCGAGCGGCTGCCCGGAATCGTCGACGAGTTGATCGCCCGTAACCGCATCGACACCGACACCTACGTCCGGGTGTCGGTGACCCCGACGAACCCCGGCGACCTCGGCGCGGACGCCGAACCCGTCCTGGCGGTGACGGCCGCCCCGATGGGCCGCAAACGCTGGCTGGGCAACGGGACCGGCATGTCGTTGACGGTCAGCGACTGGCAGCGGGCCGGCGCCGCCTCGTTCCCGCCGGCGGCCAAGAACATCTCCAGCTACGCCGGGCCGCGTCTGGCCTGGCTGGCCGCCCGGGACGCGGGCTTCGACGGGTGCGTGCTGACCAACCGGGCGGGGCGGCTCAGCGAGGCGCCGACCGCCGCGCTCTTCCTCGTCCGGGACGGGGAACTGCTGACCCCGGCGCTGGACGAGGACGTGCTGCCCAGCATCACCCGGGCCTGGCTGCTGCGCGAGGGCGGGCTCCCGGCCCGGGAGACCACCCTGACCCGGGAGGACGCCCACCAGGCCGACGAGGCGTTCCTCTGCGGCACCGGCATCGAGATCGCCCCGGTGCGTGCCTTCGACGGCCACCCGCTACGACACTGGCCCCAGGCGCCGGTCACCCGGCAACTGATCATGCGGTACTTCCTGCACGCCCGCGGCGGCGCCCACGACGGGCCGGTCGACCTGCCGGCGCTGGTCCGGGAGGTCCGGCCGTGA
- a CDS encoding alpha/beta fold hydrolase has protein sequence MSDQHTAAGMRYWTYGHGDRDTFLLVHGWCGDHEFMEPVARHLAGRHARVVAVDMPGHGESPPPPDGYGVDRLAARLRAFAGALDLRDVVVVGHSLGGVWSLAAVAGDRDRFTGLALLDSAVAGPPGATEAVEQTARSLRDDTSGTVRESIVRSYFLPGSDPRLVEWVVAQMAAPSTEVAYEPIAGLAAYLRAEEDVAALTRWDRPLLFVGSNAPFADYARLAELAPRADIGQAAGSGHFVQLEVPTQTNAMISRHLQLTR, from the coding sequence ATGTCGGATCAGCACACCGCCGCGGGAATGCGCTACTGGACGTACGGGCACGGCGACCGCGACACCTTCCTGCTCGTCCACGGCTGGTGCGGCGACCACGAGTTCATGGAACCGGTCGCCCGGCACCTCGCCGGCCGGCACGCGCGGGTAGTCGCCGTCGACATGCCGGGACACGGCGAGAGCCCCCCGCCTCCCGACGGGTACGGCGTGGACCGCCTCGCGGCCCGGCTACGCGCCTTCGCCGGCGCGCTCGACCTGCGCGACGTCGTGGTGGTCGGCCACAGCCTGGGCGGGGTCTGGTCCCTCGCCGCCGTCGCCGGGGACCGGGACCGCTTCACCGGCCTGGCCCTGCTCGACTCGGCCGTGGCCGGTCCCCCCGGCGCCACGGAAGCGGTCGAGCAGACCGCCCGGTCGCTGCGCGACGACACCTCCGGGACGGTCCGGGAGTCCATCGTCCGGTCCTACTTCCTGCCCGGCTCGGATCCCCGGCTGGTCGAGTGGGTGGTCGCGCAGATGGCCGCGCCGTCCACCGAGGTCGCCTACGAACCCATCGCCGGCCTGGCCGCGTACCTGCGCGCCGAGGAGGACGTCGCGGCGCTGACCCGCTGGGACCGGCCGCTGCTCTTCGTCGGCAGCAACGCCCCGTTCGCCGACTACGCCCGCCTGGCCGAGCTGGCACCCCGGGCCGACATCGGACAGGCCGCCGGCTCCGGGCACTTCGTGCAACTCGAGGTGCCGACGCAGACCAACGCCATGATCAGCCGGCACCTCCAACTCACCCGCTGA
- a CDS encoding VOC family protein, with protein sequence MSAPTTPAVPDRVELVTTDVDAVRPFYTDLLGWTYADTAGGATALADGVSVAELRDGATARWWPVFVADDTAAVRATAAGAGGRVDGDDVHDPLGGCFRVRAGATAVAPGPGRPCWYEYMTVAPGDADRFHADTLRLRATPPPGAPDDTYVLLTADDRPVAGRLALPAPLAAVLPTGWMVYFAVSDPDDAAARAPRLGGRLLVPPRDVPTGRVAALADPNGAVFTVVRPAPRDHH encoded by the coding sequence GTGAGCGCACCCACCACCCCGGCGGTACCGGACCGCGTCGAACTCGTCACCACCGACGTCGACGCCGTCCGTCCCTTCTACACCGACCTGCTCGGTTGGACGTACGCCGACACCGCCGGGGGAGCCACCGCGCTCGCCGACGGCGTATCCGTCGCCGAGTTGCGCGACGGCGCGACAGCCCGCTGGTGGCCCGTCTTCGTCGCCGACGACACCGCAGCGGTCCGGGCCACGGCGGCCGGCGCCGGGGGCCGAGTGGACGGCGACGACGTGCACGACCCCCTCGGCGGCTGCTTCCGGGTCCGCGCCGGGGCGACGGCCGTGGCCCCCGGGCCGGGCCGGCCCTGCTGGTACGAGTACATGACCGTCGCCCCCGGCGACGCCGACCGGTTCCACGCCGACACCCTCAGGCTGCGCGCGACCCCGCCACCCGGCGCGCCCGACGACACCTACGTGCTGCTCACCGCCGACGACCGTCCGGTCGCCGGCCGCCTGGCGCTGCCCGCGCCACTGGCCGCCGTGCTGCCCACCGGCTGGATGGTCTACTTCGCGGTGTCCGACCCGGACGACGCCGCCGCCCGGGCGCCCCGGCTGGGCGGGCGACTCCTGGTGCCGCCGCGCGACGTGCCGACTGGGCGGGTCGCCGCGCTCGCCGACCCGAACGGCGCGGTGTTCACCGTCGTCCGCCCGGCACCCCGGGACCACCACTGA